A portion of the Gallus gallus isolate bGalGal1 chromosome 16, bGalGal1.mat.broiler.GRCg7b, whole genome shotgun sequence genome contains these proteins:
- the MHCY2B1 gene encoding major histocompatibility complex-Y, class II beta chain 1 isoform X2 yields the protein MPPSPGTHCSRAAARAAGTLPPPPAAAMGSGRVLVAGAVLVALVALGARLAAGTRPSAFFQWSATVECHFLNGTERVRFLVRHVYNRQQYVHFDSDVGLFVADTVLGEPSAKLFNSQPDVLEKNRAAVEMLCNYNYEIVAPLTLQRREPKVRISALQSGSLPQTDRLACYVTGFYPPEIEVKWFQNGQEETERVVSTDVIQNGDWTYQVLVVLEISPRHGDSYVCQVEHTSLQQPITQRWEPPGDVSRSKLLMGVGGFVLGLVYLALGIFFFLCSKKGQPDPTSPGNVSFPQ from the exons ATGCCACCCAGCCCAGGCACTCACTGCTCCAGAGCAGCGGCGCGGGCTGCCGGcacccttcctcctcctccggcAGCAGCCATGGGGAGCGGCCGTGTCCTGGTGGCCGGGGCCGTGCTGGTAGCACTGGTGGCGCTGGGAGCACGGCTGGCCGCCGGCACGCGGCCCTCAG CATTTTTCCAGTGGAGTGCTACAGTTGAGTGCCACTTCCTCAACGGCACCGAGCGGGTGAGGTTTCTGGTGAGGCACGTCTACAACCGGCAGCAGTACGTGCACTTCGACAGCGATGTTGGTCTCTTTGTGGCCGATACAGTCCTGGGAGAGCCTTCTGCTAAACTCTTCAACAGCCAGCCGGACGTGCTGGAGAAGAACAGGGCTGCAGTGGAAATGCTCTGCAACTACAACTACGAGATAGTGGCCCCTTTGACGCTGCAGAGGAGAG AGCCCAAGGTGAGGATCTCTGCGCTGCAGTCGGGCTCCCTGCCCCAAACCGACCGGCTGGCTTGCTACGTGACGGGCTTCTACCCGCCGGAGATCGAGGTGAAGTGGTTCCAGAAcgggcaggaggagacagagcgCGTGGTGTCCACGGACGTGATCCAGAACGGGGATTGGACGTACcaggtgctggtggtgctggagaTCAGCCCACGGCACGGGGACAGCTATGTGTGCCAGGTGGAGCacaccagcctgcagcagcccatCACCCAGCGCTGGG agcccccGGGGGATGTGAGCAGGAGCAAGCTGCTGATGGGCGTCGGGGGCTTTGTGCTGGGGCTCGTCTACCTTGCACTGGGGATCTTCTTCTTCCTGTGCAGTAAGAAAG GGCAACCTGATCCAACCAGTCCAGGTAATGTCTCATTCCCCCAGTGA
- the MHCY2B1 gene encoding major histocompatibility complex-Y, class II beta chain 1, whose product MPPSPGTHCSRAAARAAGTLPPPPAAAMGSGRVLVAGAVLVALVALGARLAAGTRPSAFFQWSATVECHFLNGTERVRFLVRHVYNRQQYVHFDSDVGLFVADTVLGEPSAKLFNSQPDVLEKNRAAVEMLCNYNYEIVAPLTLQRREPKVRISALQSGSLPQTDRLACYVTGFYPPEIEVKWFQNGQEETERVVSTDVIQNGDWTYQVLVVLEISPRHGDSYVCQVEHTSLQQPITQRWEPPGDVSRSKLLMGVGGFVLGLVYLALGIFFFLCSKKVSGQPDPTSPGILN is encoded by the exons ATGCCACCCAGCCCAGGCACTCACTGCTCCAGAGCAGCGGCGCGGGCTGCCGGcacccttcctcctcctccggcAGCAGCCATGGGGAGCGGCCGTGTCCTGGTGGCCGGGGCCGTGCTGGTAGCACTGGTGGCGCTGGGAGCACGGCTGGCCGCCGGCACGCGGCCCTCAG CATTTTTCCAGTGGAGTGCTACAGTTGAGTGCCACTTCCTCAACGGCACCGAGCGGGTGAGGTTTCTGGTGAGGCACGTCTACAACCGGCAGCAGTACGTGCACTTCGACAGCGATGTTGGTCTCTTTGTGGCCGATACAGTCCTGGGAGAGCCTTCTGCTAAACTCTTCAACAGCCAGCCGGACGTGCTGGAGAAGAACAGGGCTGCAGTGGAAATGCTCTGCAACTACAACTACGAGATAGTGGCCCCTTTGACGCTGCAGAGGAGAG AGCCCAAGGTGAGGATCTCTGCGCTGCAGTCGGGCTCCCTGCCCCAAACCGACCGGCTGGCTTGCTACGTGACGGGCTTCTACCCGCCGGAGATCGAGGTGAAGTGGTTCCAGAAcgggcaggaggagacagagcgCGTGGTGTCCACGGACGTGATCCAGAACGGGGATTGGACGTACcaggtgctggtggtgctggagaTCAGCCCACGGCACGGGGACAGCTATGTGTGCCAGGTGGAGCacaccagcctgcagcagcccatCACCCAGCGCTGGG agcccccGGGGGATGTGAGCAGGAGCAAGCTGCTGATGGGCGTCGGGGGCTTTGTGCTGGGGCTCGTCTACCTTGCACTGGGGATCTTCTTCTTCCTGTGCAGTAAGAAAG TTTCAGGGCAACCTGATCCAACCAGTCCAG GGATCCTGAACTAG
- the MHCY2B1 gene encoding major histocompatibility complex-Y, class II beta chain 1 isoform X3 has product MPPSPGTHCSRAAARAAGTLPPPPAAAMGSGRVLVAGAVLVALVALGARLAAGTRPSAFFQWSATVECHFLNGTERVRFLVRHVYNRQQYVHFDSDVGLFVADTVLGEPSAKLFNSQPDVLEKNRAAVEMLCNYNYEIVAPLTLQRREPKVRISALQSGSLPQTDRLACYVTGFYPPEIEVKWFQNGQEETERVVSTDVIQNGDWTYQVLVVLEISPRHGDSYVCQVEHTSLQQPITQRWEPPGDVSRSKLLMGVGGFVLGLVYLALGIFFFLCSKKGQPDPTSPGILN; this is encoded by the exons ATGCCACCCAGCCCAGGCACTCACTGCTCCAGAGCAGCGGCGCGGGCTGCCGGcacccttcctcctcctccggcAGCAGCCATGGGGAGCGGCCGTGTCCTGGTGGCCGGGGCCGTGCTGGTAGCACTGGTGGCGCTGGGAGCACGGCTGGCCGCCGGCACGCGGCCCTCAG CATTTTTCCAGTGGAGTGCTACAGTTGAGTGCCACTTCCTCAACGGCACCGAGCGGGTGAGGTTTCTGGTGAGGCACGTCTACAACCGGCAGCAGTACGTGCACTTCGACAGCGATGTTGGTCTCTTTGTGGCCGATACAGTCCTGGGAGAGCCTTCTGCTAAACTCTTCAACAGCCAGCCGGACGTGCTGGAGAAGAACAGGGCTGCAGTGGAAATGCTCTGCAACTACAACTACGAGATAGTGGCCCCTTTGACGCTGCAGAGGAGAG AGCCCAAGGTGAGGATCTCTGCGCTGCAGTCGGGCTCCCTGCCCCAAACCGACCGGCTGGCTTGCTACGTGACGGGCTTCTACCCGCCGGAGATCGAGGTGAAGTGGTTCCAGAAcgggcaggaggagacagagcgCGTGGTGTCCACGGACGTGATCCAGAACGGGGATTGGACGTACcaggtgctggtggtgctggagaTCAGCCCACGGCACGGGGACAGCTATGTGTGCCAGGTGGAGCacaccagcctgcagcagcccatCACCCAGCGCTGGG agcccccGGGGGATGTGAGCAGGAGCAAGCTGCTGATGGGCGTCGGGGGCTTTGTGCTGGGGCTCGTCTACCTTGCACTGGGGATCTTCTTCTTCCTGTGCAGTAAGAAAG GGCAACCTGATCCAACCAGTCCAG GGATCCTGAACTAG
- the MHCY2B1 gene encoding major histocompatibility complex-Y, class II beta chain 1 isoform X5, whose amino-acid sequence MPPSPGTHCSRAAARAAGTLPPPPAAAMGSGRVLVAGAVLVALVALGARLAAGTRPSAFFQWSATVECHFLNGTERVRFLVRHVYNRQQYVHFDSDVGLFVADTVLGEPSAKLFNSQPDVLEKNRAAVEMLCNYNYEIVAPLTLQRREPKVRISALQSGSLPQTDRLACYVTGFYPPEIEVKWFQNGQEETERVVSTDVIQNGDWTYQVLVVLEISPRHGDSYVCQVEHTSLQQPITQRWEPPGDVSRSKLLMGVGGFVLGLVYLALGIFFFLCSKKGQ is encoded by the exons ATGCCACCCAGCCCAGGCACTCACTGCTCCAGAGCAGCGGCGCGGGCTGCCGGcacccttcctcctcctccggcAGCAGCCATGGGGAGCGGCCGTGTCCTGGTGGCCGGGGCCGTGCTGGTAGCACTGGTGGCGCTGGGAGCACGGCTGGCCGCCGGCACGCGGCCCTCAG CATTTTTCCAGTGGAGTGCTACAGTTGAGTGCCACTTCCTCAACGGCACCGAGCGGGTGAGGTTTCTGGTGAGGCACGTCTACAACCGGCAGCAGTACGTGCACTTCGACAGCGATGTTGGTCTCTTTGTGGCCGATACAGTCCTGGGAGAGCCTTCTGCTAAACTCTTCAACAGCCAGCCGGACGTGCTGGAGAAGAACAGGGCTGCAGTGGAAATGCTCTGCAACTACAACTACGAGATAGTGGCCCCTTTGACGCTGCAGAGGAGAG AGCCCAAGGTGAGGATCTCTGCGCTGCAGTCGGGCTCCCTGCCCCAAACCGACCGGCTGGCTTGCTACGTGACGGGCTTCTACCCGCCGGAGATCGAGGTGAAGTGGTTCCAGAAcgggcaggaggagacagagcgCGTGGTGTCCACGGACGTGATCCAGAACGGGGATTGGACGTACcaggtgctggtggtgctggagaTCAGCCCACGGCACGGGGACAGCTATGTGTGCCAGGTGGAGCacaccagcctgcagcagcccatCACCCAGCGCTGGG agcccccGGGGGATGTGAGCAGGAGCAAGCTGCTGATGGGCGTCGGGGGCTTTGTGCTGGGGCTCGTCTACCTTGCACTGGGGATCTTCTTCTTCCTGTGCAGTAAGAAAG gtcaatga
- the MHCY2B1 gene encoding major histocompatibility complex-Y, class II beta chain 1 isoform X1 encodes MPPSPGTHCSRAAARAAGTLPPPPAAAMGSGRVLVAGAVLVALVALGARLAAGTRPSAFFQWSATVECHFLNGTERVRFLVRHVYNRQQYVHFDSDVGLFVADTVLGEPSAKLFNSQPDVLEKNRAAVEMLCNYNYEIVAPLTLQRREPKVRISALQSGSLPQTDRLACYVTGFYPPEIEVKWFQNGQEETERVVSTDVIQNGDWTYQVLVVLEISPRHGDSYVCQVEHTSLQQPITQRWEPPGDVSRSKLLMGVGGFVLGLVYLALGIFFFLCSKKVSGQPDPTSPGNVSFPQ; translated from the exons ATGCCACCCAGCCCAGGCACTCACTGCTCCAGAGCAGCGGCGCGGGCTGCCGGcacccttcctcctcctccggcAGCAGCCATGGGGAGCGGCCGTGTCCTGGTGGCCGGGGCCGTGCTGGTAGCACTGGTGGCGCTGGGAGCACGGCTGGCCGCCGGCACGCGGCCCTCAG CATTTTTCCAGTGGAGTGCTACAGTTGAGTGCCACTTCCTCAACGGCACCGAGCGGGTGAGGTTTCTGGTGAGGCACGTCTACAACCGGCAGCAGTACGTGCACTTCGACAGCGATGTTGGTCTCTTTGTGGCCGATACAGTCCTGGGAGAGCCTTCTGCTAAACTCTTCAACAGCCAGCCGGACGTGCTGGAGAAGAACAGGGCTGCAGTGGAAATGCTCTGCAACTACAACTACGAGATAGTGGCCCCTTTGACGCTGCAGAGGAGAG AGCCCAAGGTGAGGATCTCTGCGCTGCAGTCGGGCTCCCTGCCCCAAACCGACCGGCTGGCTTGCTACGTGACGGGCTTCTACCCGCCGGAGATCGAGGTGAAGTGGTTCCAGAAcgggcaggaggagacagagcgCGTGGTGTCCACGGACGTGATCCAGAACGGGGATTGGACGTACcaggtgctggtggtgctggagaTCAGCCCACGGCACGGGGACAGCTATGTGTGCCAGGTGGAGCacaccagcctgcagcagcccatCACCCAGCGCTGGG agcccccGGGGGATGTGAGCAGGAGCAAGCTGCTGATGGGCGTCGGGGGCTTTGTGCTGGGGCTCGTCTACCTTGCACTGGGGATCTTCTTCTTCCTGTGCAGTAAGAAAG TTTCAGGGCAACCTGATCCAACCAGTCCAGGTAATGTCTCATTCCCCCAGTGA
- the MHCY2B1 gene encoding major histocompatibility complex-Y, class II beta chain 1 isoform X4: protein MPPSPGTHCSRAAARAAGTLPPPPAAAMGSGRVLVAGAVLVALVALGARLAAGTRPSAFFQWSATVECHFLNGTERVRFLVRHVYNRQQYVHFDSDVGLFVADTVLGEPSAKLFNSQPDVLEKNRAAVEMLCNYNYEIVAPLTLQRREPKVRISALQSGSLPQTDRLACYVTGFYPPEIEVKWFQNGQEETERVVSTDVIQNGDWTYQVLVVLEISPRHGDSYVCQVEHTSLQQPITQRWEPPGDVSRSKLLMGVGGFVLGLVYLALGIFFFLCSKKGILN, encoded by the exons ATGCCACCCAGCCCAGGCACTCACTGCTCCAGAGCAGCGGCGCGGGCTGCCGGcacccttcctcctcctccggcAGCAGCCATGGGGAGCGGCCGTGTCCTGGTGGCCGGGGCCGTGCTGGTAGCACTGGTGGCGCTGGGAGCACGGCTGGCCGCCGGCACGCGGCCCTCAG CATTTTTCCAGTGGAGTGCTACAGTTGAGTGCCACTTCCTCAACGGCACCGAGCGGGTGAGGTTTCTGGTGAGGCACGTCTACAACCGGCAGCAGTACGTGCACTTCGACAGCGATGTTGGTCTCTTTGTGGCCGATACAGTCCTGGGAGAGCCTTCTGCTAAACTCTTCAACAGCCAGCCGGACGTGCTGGAGAAGAACAGGGCTGCAGTGGAAATGCTCTGCAACTACAACTACGAGATAGTGGCCCCTTTGACGCTGCAGAGGAGAG AGCCCAAGGTGAGGATCTCTGCGCTGCAGTCGGGCTCCCTGCCCCAAACCGACCGGCTGGCTTGCTACGTGACGGGCTTCTACCCGCCGGAGATCGAGGTGAAGTGGTTCCAGAAcgggcaggaggagacagagcgCGTGGTGTCCACGGACGTGATCCAGAACGGGGATTGGACGTACcaggtgctggtggtgctggagaTCAGCCCACGGCACGGGGACAGCTATGTGTGCCAGGTGGAGCacaccagcctgcagcagcccatCACCCAGCGCTGGG agcccccGGGGGATGTGAGCAGGAGCAAGCTGCTGATGGGCGTCGGGGGCTTTGTGCTGGGGCTCGTCTACCTTGCACTGGGGATCTTCTTCTTCCTGTGCAGTAAGAAAG GGATCCTGAACTAG